The genomic segment AAGCGCCAGGGAAGCTGGCCTTCTATTCAAGGAGGATGCAACTAGCATGGACTTTGAGGCCGCGGCGGCTTCGCATGGCCTCACCATTCAGGAGACGGTCCTCTCATCTAGTCGCACCATCTTTGTTCCCGGAATTGGCTATTCCAGAGTCATCAGGGATTTTGCCTTCAGTGCGAAGCCGGGCGCTTTGAGCAGAGTGGTGCCTACAGGGACGGGATTCTTTGTTGTACGCCTCGAGGAAAGGAAGGAGAGCCACATACCTGATTTCGAGGCAGTAGCGGATACTATCAGGCTACTGGCGCGCAACGAAAAACAGATGCTTCTTGCAGAGACCCTGGCCGATTCCGCAGGAGTATTGCTGGGCAAGGGCAAGTCAATGAAGCTGACTGCCAGGAAACTTAATCTAGAGTACGGTGTGACCAGGGAGTTTTCACCTGCAACTGCCTATCTGGATTACCCATTTGAACTCCTTGGCGCATCCGCGTTATTGAAAGATGACCAGACAAGCAGGCCAATCAAGACCGAAAAGGGCTACTACATAATCGAAGTGCTAAAAAGAATACCTCCTGATAAGGACGAGTTTGCTCAAGTTTCATCCGCACTCTCAGGTGAGCTCCTTCAATCGAAGCAGAGAAGAATTCTTAGTGAATGGATGGCTGATCTGAGGGAAAAAGCCGAGGTAATAGACTACCGCGGTCAGACGTACTAATCTTTCGATTCATGAATTCGATGACGAATTCATTTACTCAGGACAAGTGCTGAGTGAGCAACTTGGGGCAATGCCTCTTGAATCGAAGGTCACTGTTTCGCGAATCGAAGCACTAGTAGAGAGCGTCCGGCCCGGGCTCAGTCCAGACCGCTTCTAGACCTTCTTTTCAGGTTCGTCGTCCTTCTCCAGCTCCCGAGTTACATCCTTGATTGCATTCCTGAATTCTTTTAGCCCTTTGCCAAAGGACTTTCCAACTTCAGGAAGCCTCTTTGCGCCAAAAAGAAGAAGCACGACCAGGAACACGAGAAGGATTTCCTGCCACCCTATTGTTCCAAACATACTCTTTACCTCCTAACTTACTCCACAGTGACCGACTTTGCCAGATTCCTTGGCTTATCGACATCGCAATTCCTCTTCAGTGCGACGTAGTAAGCCAGAAGCTGTAGCGGAATTACTGTGAGAAGTGGTGAAATCGAGGGAAGCGTCTCTGGAACATATATCACATGATCTGCACTCTCACCAATCTCCCTATCCCCCTCCGTTGCTATGGCGATGACTCTTCCCCTTCGTGCTTTTACCTCAGCAATGTTGCTAAGCACCTTTTCATATACACCATCCCTTATGGCAATGAACACAACCGGCATGTTCTGATCTATCAGGGCAATAGGCCCGTGTTTCATCTCTGCTGCAGGATACCCCTCAGCATGTATGTATGATATCTCCTTCATCTTCAGAGCACCTTCCAAGGCGACGGGGAAGTTGTACCCTCTACCCAGGAAAAGGAAGTTGTTTACATCACAGTAGTCAGATGCAAGTTTTTCAATCTTCTCCTTTGAATCGAGTATCTTCGAAACCTGAGAAGGTATTTTCTGCAAAGCAGATATGAAGTTCCTTCCTTCTTGTGGCGAGAGACCCCTCATTCTGCCGAGAAGAAGAGATATCAAGGCGAGCACCATCACCTGCGAGGTAAAAGCCTTGGTTGATGCCACCCCTATCTCAGGCCCGGCGTGTATGTAGACTCCAGCGTCTGTTTCTCTTGCCACTGTCGAGCCCACAACATTTACAATTCCAAAGACAGGAGCTCCTCGTCTCTTAACCTCCCTCAGAGCGGCCAGAGTGTCCGTTGTCTCTCCAGACTGACTTATTGCAAACAGAAGCGTCTCTTCATCTATTATGGGACTCCTGTATCTCAACTCAGATGCGTACTCGACCTCCACCACGACCTCAGCGATCTCCTCAAGCATGTATTCGCCGATGAGTGCTGCGTGCCAAGCTGTACCACAAGCAGTCAGAATGATGCGTTTCACTCTCTGCAGCTGGTCAAGGTAGTCCGACAGTCCGCCAAGTCGTGCAGTCCACTCAAACTTGTCCAGTCTCCCTCTGAAAGCGTTTTTAAGTGTTTGGGGCTGCTCACAAATCTCTTTGAGCATGAAATGATCGTAACCACCCTTTTCTATCTCCCCAAGAGTCCACGTAACCTCGTGAATCTTCGGCTCAACTGCTTCTTCCTGCAATGTTGTCAACTGAACGCCTTCATCTGTAACGGAAGCCAGCTCACCGTCCTCGAGGTAGACCACTTGTTTCGTATGCCTCAATATCGCGGCCACGTCCGAGGCAACAATGTACTCAGAATCCCCGACTCCTACGACCAGTGGACTTCCGTTTCGGGCTGCCACTAGCTGCCTGGGGTTTTCGAGTGAAAGCACAACGATTCCGTATGTGCCCTCAACCTCGTTCAAAGCATACCTTACCGCCTCAAGCAGATCGCCATTGTAGTTCTCTTCAATGAGATGCGCGAGAACTTCAGTGTCAGTATCGGTTTTGAACGTGTGGCCCCTGTCCTCTAGCAGTCTCTTGAGAGCACGGTAGTTCTCTATGATGCCGTTGTGTGCAACAGCTATTCTATCTTTGCAGTCAGTGTGCGGGTGAGCGTTGGCGTCCGTTGGTTCACCATGAGTTGCCCAGCGGGTGTGTGCAATGCCGATTGTAGAGTTCGAGTTCATTTTTTCTGCAAGAGGTTCAAGCACTGCGACCTTACCCACCTTCTTCTCCAATGACATTTTCCCATTAGCGAGAATTGCAATGCCGGCAGAGTCATACCCTCTATACTCAAGCCGCCGCAACCCCTCCATGAGTATAGGAACGACACTGCTCTTACCAATGTAACCAACTATCCCGCACATAAACTTCTCCCTCTCCTTCTATCCATCCTTCCCATCCCCAGCACTATTTCTTCGCACTTTGCAATTCGTACTTCGTACTTCTTCCATCAGCTCGATATCAACCGTATTGCCTCCCCGGCAATGAGCCTCGCCTTCTGTTTGGTCTTCGCCTCAGCGATCACCCTGATGACTGGCTCTGTTCCCGACGGCCTGACGTGCAGCCAGGAGTCATCCCAGTCAATTCTGAAGCCATCATTCTTGTCCAGTTTACCCTTCTTGCGTAGTTTCTTCAGCTTCTTCACTACGCTCTTGAAGTCTCTGTTCTCGAGCGCCACCTTGCGTTTCTCCATGTGATACGAAGGAATCCCGGAAGCAAGCTTCCCTATTTTCTTCCCGGACTCAAGCATATATTGAAGAATGAGCACCATGGCCACCGCAGCATCGCGTGTGTGGCTAACAAGTGGAAGGATTACTCCTCCGTTCCCCTCTCCACCAATTATCGCTTTGACCTCCTTCATTCTGGCCACAACGTTTGCCTCACCTACAGGAGCACACTCCACCTCGATATTGAATTTCGCGACAACATCATGAACTGCCCTAGTGGTAGAATAGTTTACCACGACCGGGCCTTTCTGTTTGCTTAGAACGAACTCTGACGCAAGTGCCATTGTGTACTCTTCTCCGAGAGGCTTCCCTTCCTCAGTAACGACAGAGACTCTGTCACCATCCGGGTCAACAGCAAATCCGATATCCGCCCTCGCAGCAGTGACAAAGTTGGAAAGAGCTGAGATATTGCTTGCTCTAGGTTCAGGCTTTCTGGGAAAGGTTCCGTCGGGTTCGCAGAAAAGCCTCGCGCAGATGCATCCTAGATTCTCCAGAAGTGTTGGATAGG from the candidate division TA06 bacterium genome contains:
- the tatA gene encoding twin-arginine translocase TatA/TatE family subunit; this translates as MFGTIGWQEILLVFLVVLLLFGAKRLPEVGKSFGKGLKEFRNAIKDVTRELEKDDEPEKKV
- the glmS gene encoding glutamine--fructose-6-phosphate transaminase (isomerizing), which produces MCGIVGYIGKSSVVPILMEGLRRLEYRGYDSAGIAILANGKMSLEKKVGKVAVLEPLAEKMNSNSTIGIAHTRWATHGEPTDANAHPHTDCKDRIAVAHNGIIENYRALKRLLEDRGHTFKTDTDTEVLAHLIEENYNGDLLEAVRYALNEVEGTYGIVVLSLENPRQLVAARNGSPLVVGVGDSEYIVASDVAAILRHTKQVVYLEDGELASVTDEGVQLTTLQEEAVEPKIHEVTWTLGEIEKGGYDHFMLKEICEQPQTLKNAFRGRLDKFEWTARLGGLSDYLDQLQRVKRIILTACGTAWHAALIGEYMLEEIAEVVVEVEYASELRYRSPIIDEETLLFAISQSGETTDTLAALREVKRRGAPVFGIVNVVGSTVARETDAGVYIHAGPEIGVASTKAFTSQVMVLALISLLLGRMRGLSPQEGRNFISALQKIPSQVSKILDSKEKIEKLASDYCDVNNFLFLGRGYNFPVALEGALKMKEISYIHAEGYPAAEMKHGPIALIDQNMPVVFIAIRDGVYEKVLSNIAEVKARRGRVIAIATEGDREIGESADHVIYVPETLPSISPLLTVIPLQLLAYYVALKRNCDVDKPRNLAKSVTVE
- the glmM gene encoding phosphoglucosamine mutase — protein: MDRLIVSVSGVRGIVGESFTLDVAQEYAEAFAELIDYGTVLIARDARPSGGDIVRTLIATFTELGCDVIDVDMVPTPTAVLNVKELHADGGIIVTASHNPIEYNGLKFVSNDGIFLDNKEIDRLKSMVGKSFSGRKISGKQARDTGALKRHIDRIRSISFIDPVALKERNFKIAIDCVNGSASIAYPTLLENLGCICARLFCEPDGTFPRKPEPRASNISALSNFVTAARADIGFAVDPDGDRVSVVTEEGKPLGEEYTMALASEFVLSKQKGPVVVNYSTTRAVHDVVAKFNIEVECAPVGEANVVARMKEVKAIIGGEGNGGVILPLVSHTRDAAVAMVLILQYMLESGKKIGKLASGIPSYHMEKRKVALENRDFKSVVKKLKKLRKKGKLDKNDGFRIDWDDSWLHVRPSGTEPVIRVIAEAKTKQKARLIAGEAIRLISS